One region of Diabrotica undecimpunctata isolate CICGRU chromosome 6, icDiaUnde3, whole genome shotgun sequence genomic DNA includes:
- the LOC140444682 gene encoding general transcription factor II-I repeat domain-containing protein 2A-like — translation MGEQVEKSMLSLVKKSSYFSLCLDESTDQTDVSQLLIFVRTTFDDFTSKEELFDICPLYGTTKGKDIYEAVKKTVDRIGGFDKCSAIETDGAPSMTGTKIGLVGLLRENGVTCPTIHCIIHQRALCGKSVKEDQVFQTVIKIINMIIGENRSLLHRQLKQFLVETEAKYGDLLMYNHVRWLSAGKCMERFFAIRKEIPAFLNKYVSSDTTELEEKFKDPEFLRQLAFITDLTNHLNMLNLSLQGRNQTVSDLIGMINGFRNKLNVFKRALETNNLTHFPSCLQIAEEFNGEENIEFSSCISQIEQVIDEFNTRFEEIESLKSSVLLYNNSLGATIDDQPPNLQLELCDLQADMFLTTRQEKGPEFFKLLSKEKFPNLRDFGLKMTSMFGSTYTCESAFSSMKYIKNKNRSNLTDSSLRHLMRQSSH, via the coding sequence ATGGGCGAGCAAGTAGAAAAATCTATGCTTAGCCTGGTTAAGAAAAGTTCATATTTCTCACTTTGTTTGGATGAAAGCACTGATCAAACCGATGTTAGTCAGCTGTTAATATTTGTGCGCACTACTTTTGATGATTTTACCAGTAAAGAGGAGTTATTTGATATTTGTCCTCTTTATGGAACAACAAAAGGAAAAGACATCTATGAGGCTGTGAAGAAAACAGTTGACAGAATTGGAGGCTTTGATAAATGTTCAGCCATAGAAACAGACGGGGCCCCATCAATGACAGGTACAAAAATTGGATTAGTGGGTCTGCTTCGAGAGAATGGTGTCACTTGCCCAACAATTCATTGTATTATACATCAGAGAGCTTTATGTGGAAAATCAGTCAAGGAAGATCAAGTTTTCCAAACCGTGATTAAGATTATAAATATGATTATAGGTGAAAATCGATCTCTTTTACACAGGCAACTTAAGCAGTTTTTAGTGGAAACAGAGGCTAAGTATGGAGACTTGCTAATGTACAACCATGTAAGGTGGCTGAGTGCAGGAAAGTGCATGGAACGATTTTTTGCCATAAGAAAGGAAATCCCTGCATTCCTCAACAAATACGTTTCATCTGACACAACTGAACTGGAAGAGAAGTTTAAGGATCCAGAATTCTTAAGACAGTTAGCTTTTATAACAGATCTGACTAATCATCTTAACATGTTAAACTTGAGTCTTCAAGGAAGAAATCAGACGGTTTCAGATTTGATCGGAATGATAAACGGATTCCGGAATAAGCTGAACGTGTTTAAACGTGCTTTGGAAACAAACAACCTGACACACTTCCCTAGCTGTCTGCAAATAGCAGAAGAATTCAACGGTGAGgaaaatattgagttttcatcctGCATTTCACAAAttgaacaagttattgatgaattCAATACAAGATTTGAAGAAATTGAAAGTCTCAAAAGCAGTGTACTACTTTATAATAACTCTCTTGGAGCAACCATTGATGATCAACCACCCAACTTACAGCTTGAGTTATGTGATCTTCAAGCAGACATGTTCCTAACCACCAGACAAGAAAAGGGACCTGAATTTTTCAAATTACTGTCAAAGGAGAAATTCCCAAACCTGCGAGATTTTGGACTGAAAATGACGTCAATGTTCGGAAGCACATATACATGTGAAAGTGCATTTTCCTCcatgaaatacataaaaaataaaaacagaagcaACCTTACCGATTCTTCCTTACGTCATCTTATGAGACAGTCCTCACACTAA